A genomic window from Cucumis melo cultivar AY chromosome 8, USDA_Cmelo_AY_1.0, whole genome shotgun sequence includes:
- the LOC103490808 gene encoding uncharacterized protein LOC103490808: protein MAESLDDGEFWLPPKFLNDDDLFIEEKCAGNDLKNGRNGVGLYPFGSFGFTSDLGSPVESLVGSSETESDEEEYIAGLTHRLTRSTLEDGFGLDNSHVWGSSGSPQSTLCAMGSGCGCKQGSSRGSPNGHYQASHPQLTLDLLYAAAGEVSKMRMNEETYGFINSCGPLAPPRKPSPVSVPLKNREPDAEVYQQLQASQFLHLRRQQLIEQMNSAARVGQTKGSVRHPQPQMLQNRGRNNEFFNGRNCRSATTGLPSQPTWAAPPRKHTVNPPPNGSGMRAVFLGAPGGKRECAGTGVFLPRQAGGTVTETRKKPACSTVLVPARVMQALNLNLDDMYVQRIQPPQLQSRSPPVYIAGKNDVSVRNKSESLQQKGNLRTAVPAVNHEIGLPQEWTY from the exons ATGGCCGAGAGTTTGGATGATGGGGAGTTTTGGCTTCCTCCTAAGTTTCTTAACGACGATGACTTGTTCATTGAGGAAAAGTGTGCGGGTAATGATCTTAAGAATGGGAGAAATGGTGTTGGGTTGTACCCATTTGGTTCTTTTGGGTTTACTTCTGATCTCGGTTCGCCGGTTGAATCTCTGGTTGGTTCCAGCGAAACAGAGAGTGATGAGGAGGAATACATCGCTGGATTGACGCACCGATTGACGCGTTCCACTCTGGAAGATGGTTTTGGTCTTGACAACTCTCAC GTTTGGGGATCTTCTGGTTCACCACAGTCAACGTTGTGCGCTATGGGAAGTGGGTGCGGCTGTAAACAGGGCTCGAGCAGGGGAAGCCCTAATGGACATTACCAAGCTTCTCATCCACAGTTAACTTTGGATCTACTCTATGCTGCTGCCGGTGAAGTCTCGAAGATGCGGATGAATGAAGAAACGTACGGTTTTATTAACTCTTGTGGACCTCTTGCTCCGCCTAGAAAGCCTTCTCCCGTCTCTGTTCCGCTCAAAAACCGCGAACCCGACGCCGAAGTTTACCAGCAGCTGCAGGCTTCTCAA TTTCTGCATCTGAGACGACAGCAGCTTATCGAGCAAATGAACTCTGCCGCTCGTGTGGGACAAACGAAGGGTTCTGTGAGACACCCTCAACCCCAAATGCTGCAAAACAGAGGAAGAAATAACGAGTTCTTCAATGGTAGAAACTGCCGCTCTGCAACTACTGGCTTACCGTCCCAACCCACTTGGGCGGCTCCTCCACGGAAACACACTGTGAACCCCCCACCGAACGGTTCTGGCATGAGAGCGGTATTTCTAGGCGCTCCTGGCGGGAAGAGGGAATGCGCCGGTACGGGTGTGTTTTTACCTCGACAAGCCGGCGGTACCGTCACTGAAACACGCAAGAAGCCAG CTTGTTCGACTGTTTTGGTTCCTGCTAGAGTGATGCAAGCCCTGAATCTGAACTTAGACGACATGTACGTTCAACGTATTCAACCCCCACAACTTCAATCTCGTTCCCCTCCAGTTTACATCGCAGGGAAGAACG ATGTTTCTGTAAGGAACAAAAGTGAAAGTTTGCAGCAGAAGGGAAACCTCCGAACGGCGGTGCCGGCAGTAAACCATGAGATTGGGCTTCCACAAGAGTGGACTTACTGA